Within the Cupriavidus malaysiensis genome, the region CTTGGTATGCACGTTGATGTACATCTTGCCGGTAAGAAGCTCCTGCGCGTCAGCCGGGGACAGCGTGGCCTGGCCCTGCAAGGGGCTGGTGAGCGCTGCGTCCTTCCTGGAAATCCAGACTTTCACGTCGGCGTTCTTGCCGGGCGTGGCCGGCCCATGGAAATGCGCCATGGTGGGCTCGCTGGACAGGTCGCTGAGCGTGATGGTCCAGGTGATGACCCGGGTACCGGGGTCGAAGGTAAGGTTGGCGGAGCCGCTTCCCTTGGTCTGGACAGGAGGCACCTCCTGCGTCCCGCTGAGCGCCACGGTGAACGAGACCGGGGCCGCTTGCACCAACGCCATCGATCCGGCCAAGGCCAGGCCGGAGAGCTCCACGAGGGCCCGCCGCCATTGCGAAGCATCCATTTGATCGCCTCCTGTCCGGTGATGCACTGGCTGCGCGGAGGCTGTCCGTTGTCATGTCATGTCATGGCGGCGGGCAGGTTCGCTGCCGGGGCTCCAATGCCTGGAAGATTCGCCGGCTGCCCGGCCGCCGGCGCCGATCCGAGAAAAGGATAGGCCGCGCCTGCTATCAAATCCAGCACGGCCGCTCTGGGGCCGCTCCGGCCACACATCCGCTCTGCGCCTGCACCGGCACATTGCTACCATCGCTCTCCTGCCGGACGGACAGGACGGAGTGAGAGGACATCCGCCACGACAACGGGGATCGACCACATCGGGCCACCGTTGCCAATCTCGAAGCTTCACAACGCTTTTTTCACCGCGTGGCCGGCCACTTGCCCACCGCCTCATGCTGCGGTCTCATAATGGAGGCCGTACAGCCGTCCGGATCGCTGTATCCGCGCGAAACCCGGCTCGCCCAAGTGCATACCGGCGATCAAGAGCCCTTCCGAACTGACCACGTCCAGAAGCCGCGATCGGGTGGAGGCCGCCAGGGACGGCTCCTGATCGAATGCAATCGATACGTCTGGCCGTTCAATCTGGATGTGAGGGAAATGAACGATATCCCCCCAGACGAGCACACCCTGGTCACGCGATTCGAGGAGATACCCGGTGTGTCCGTCTGTGTGCCCCGGTAGCGGCATCGCCCTGATACCGGGCAGCACTTCGCCCGCATCGAACGTACGGAGTCGGCCGCTGTAGGCGTCGAACACCTGGCGCGCTATCGCGAAGTTGCCGCGGGCCCGCTCACTGGCGCGAGCCAGGTTTCCGTCATCCCGCCAGAACTTGATTTCCTGCCGATGCGCGACAAGCTCCGCGTTTGGAAAGGCCATGTGTCCGGCCGTATCCACCAGCCCGCCGACATGATCGGGGTGGGCGTGAGTGAGCAGGATGGCGTCGATGGTGGCAGGTTCGATGCCGGCAAGCGATAGATTGGCCTGCAGTCGGCCGCCCCATTGCTTGATCCCGCCAGCCCCGCCGTCGATCAGCACCGTGCGGCCCGCTCCGCGCACCACGTAGCAGTTGATATGCACAGCAGAGGGTTCCTTCTGTCCTGCATCGCGCTGCATTCTGGACGCCTCGGCGCTGTCGATATTGGAAAGGAAGTCAAGGCTGGCGGTGAGATAGCCGTCGCTGATGGCGGTAATCGTGAAGTCACCGGCTTGCTGACTCGGAAAGCAGGATGCGGACATTGTTCTTCTCGAAGCCTGTCAGTTTCTGGCATGAATGCTCGGCGCGGCATAGCCAAAACAACGGATGCGCGCCGTGAGACCAGTGCGGCGAATGATGGCGTCGTCCAGGGCTTCCATGAATCGGTTCATTACCGTCGGAGTACGAAACGTTTCAAGGCGATATCGGATTTCCGCGAAGATGGGGTGTCCATGTCCGCTCCGGATATGCACGTAGATGATATGAACGTTCTTGAGCTCGGCTTCAAGGATATTCGTGCAGAGTTCGATGCAATCGTCGGAAAGCCCGGCAAGGCTCTCGTCAGACGGTGTTTTCTCCGCATCGAGATAGAAAGCAATGTTTGGCATCGCAGGCCAGTTTTTCCTGTGCTGTCGAGGGGGGCGTGGGAGCGTGTCAGTCGCTGCCTTATCGTGAGGGCGGCAGCCTTTCGCGGCGATAGAAGCCGTTCCATTCGGCTTCGCTGTCGGGACCGGCAAAGCTATGTTCCATGGTGTCGGGCATCGGGTTGTCCTTCGTGACGGAAGCCCATCGATCTGCCATGATCGATGTTCATTGCAGTGATGTAAGGCTAGCCTTATATTTCACGCATTGAAATCGAGAAAACGTCATCCTTCAGTGATGTTTGCTCAAGCTGGGCGTGGGCCCATCCGATTGGCGACTGGCGAGACCTTAATGCGACGCAAGATTCCAAGCAGTTCCGCGCTCCAGGCTTTCGAGGCGGCGGCTCGGCACGGCAGCTTCGCCCGCGCCGCCGAGGAGTTGGCACGCACCGAGGGCGCCATCAGCCGTCAGATCGGTCGCTTGGAGGAGTTCCTGGGCGTCGCATTGTTCGAGCGGATTGGCAATCGGGTACGGCTTGCACCCAACGGCACGCGCTACGCGGCGCAGGTTCGTGAAACCCTGGATCGGCTGGAGCGGGACTCCCTGTATCTGATGGGGCAGCCCAGCGAGGGGGCGAGCATCGATATCGCCGCCGTTCCGACCTTCGCTACCCGTTGGCTGATCCCGCGGCTGAAGCGTTTCCAGGCGGCGCATCCGAACATCACCGTGCATATCGCCGAACGTCTGGAACCCTTCCTTCTTGCCGGCAGCGGTTTCGACGCGGCCATTCATTTCGAGCATCCGGCATGGGCGGGCATGCATCGCCATCACCTGCTGGAGGAGGTGCTCGTGCCCGTCTGCAGCCCGGCGTTCCTCGCAGACGCGGGCGCCGGCACGTCGCTGGACGCGCTGCCACGGCTTCACCGGCGGCAGAATCCGGACGCCTGGCAGGTTTATGCGCAGGAGTCAGGGATCGTGCTCACCAATCCGGCAGTTGGCCCGCGCTACGATCTCCATTCCATGCTGATCGAGGCGGCCCTGGCCGGCCTGGGGGTCGCATTGGTGCCGCGTCTTTACATTGGGGCGGAGCTGGAACAAGGCCGTTTGGTCGCGCCCTGGCCAGACGGCAAAGCGATCACCAAGGACTTCTGCCTCGTTCTTCCCGAACCGATCGAACTGTGCGAGACGCCCTTGCAGGCGTTCGCGAAATGGCTTCTCGAAGAAGCCCGGGGCATGACGCCTCGAGGCAGCGCCAGCGCCTTGCGCCCATGATAGAGGGCATCTATCCAGAGCTTCCCGACATTCTCCCGGGCTGCTGGAGTCGGCCGAGACCGGGTTTGCCCGGCCGGGGCCGGTCCAGGCCAAGGCTTCACCGATCCGCGGGTGAATCGACGGTCGTCGCGGATCCTGTGCGGGCAATTTCGAATGCATCTTCCGGCTCGTATCCCTCGACCAGTAGCGAGTCAATCGCATCCCGGAAATCCGCAATGTTGGCGGGCAGCTCGTCCTTGTGCGCGATGTAATAGGCATAACGGAGTTTTCCCGCCTCTTCTGGCTTGCGCTTGACCAGAGGCGTGACGAGCTTTCTCTGCGCCACGATGTACGTCGCGAATTCGGGCGATTTGCTGTGCCAATCGAAATCGAAGGCTTCCTGCTGGACTTCGACGGCGATGTGCCGCTTATCGTATCGGCCACCGGGTTCGTCCGTTTGTCCGTTCACCACGAGGCCGGCCAGGTCCGGCAAGCCGAGCGTTTCGCAGAAGTACTTGACCACGTCGAGCCGCCTGCCCGTCGAGACGGGTATGGCGTTCTGTACCTCGATCAGCGAAGGGTGTCGGCCCTGGGCCTGCCCGACGAGGTTCTTGTACGTGATGGTCTGGCGCCTGATGGCGCAGTCTACGAGGATGGGGAAATAGACCTCGGCGAGAGCGATATCTGTCTTGGTGAATGTCATGGCGTCCGGCTAAGGCATTGTCGAAATGCATGGGGCGCATGCAAGCAGCGTCAATGACGGCTTGCAAAGCGTGATGGTTGCCGGTATTCCATGCCGATCACGATAAGCGGAAATTCCGGCATCTGGATATCGGCAGGCCGGGGCAGGAGCTTAAGCTGTGTCCGCGGGATGCTGCACGGCTCCCCAGGCAGCCCGGCAGTCGCCTGCCGGGGGCTACTCAACCCAGGTGCGCGCGCCGACGTTCTGGAATTGGCGTCGAAAAGCCAATGGCGTCGACCCTACGATCTGACGGAAGCGCCTGGCAAAGTTATTCGGCTCGCCGAACCCCGTGCTTTGCCCGATTTCTGCGGCGGAGGCGGATGTGAAAACCAGCAGGCTCTTCGCCCGCTCAATGCGTCTTTCCGTCACCAGTTCCAGAAAGGTCTTCCCGGTTTCATTCTTCAGCAGGTGGGCCAGATGGGTGGCGGACACATGGCTGACCTGGGCTGCATCGCCCAGGGTCAACTCCCCGGCGAGGTTGTCCGTGATATAGCGCATGCAGCGAAGCACGGATTGCTTGTACGGCTGCAGATGCCGGCCGTTGGCCTCGCAAGCACGGATCTTGTCGCCATGGCGTCGCCATACCATGCCGATCAGGTTGAGCAGGTGGCTGCGGATCAGCAGGCTGCTGGCCGTGTCGTCGCTCGACGATTGCTGCGCCTCGAGTGCCATGCGCTCGCAAAGCGCCTGCAGGGACTGCGTGTCCAGCTCATCGAACTGGAAATCCAGGCAATGCTGGAAGCGGAAGGGGGCGAGTTCCGGTGCGTGTGCGAGTGGCACATCCGATAAGGCGAAAACGTCAAGATCAAGCGACGGCAGCAGGTATTCCTTGCTGATGTTGATGACGTAGAACTGGCCGTCCGCCTGATTTGGAATGTAGTGAACCACGAACGGCAGCACGAAGCTGACCGTGCCGGGGCGAATCGATCGCTGCTGGTCCCCGATGTAGTGGGTCGTCTCGCCTCGCAGGTTGACGTAGATCTGGAAGTATTCGTGACGGTGCGCTACCGGATTGGGCAGGCAATTGCTCTGGTTGTGGATACCGAAATAGGCGCTCTGCGCCCGGGTGGCCATGGTGTAGTTCCGGATGGCCGCGCGCTTTTCGCCGCTGTGGTGCAGGGGGGGCAGCGGGTCGTTCGAGGGATGCGCCTGGTGCATGGGGAAACCGCCGGACAAAGGATCGCAAGGATTGCACATCTTTTCGCAAACCTGTGCATTGAGAGCGGATGACCTCAACTCTAAACTCTAGTCCACCGAATCACTGAAATCGGTCGGTGCCTGACATGCCATGCGGGCTCATCGCGTCGTTGCAAATGCTCGCCATAGCCGGGCTATGGCTGCGCTTTGCGCCTGGCGCTGATTCCCGCAAGACATGTCCTTCAGCTCCCATTTCAATGATTCAGCGGACCAGCCACTCCGTCAGAACATCTTACTAAGAGACAATCCCTATGCCTAGTGCCAGTGCAGACAACATCGCGCAGTCGACCGGACTCCCGCGCGTTACCCCGACCTTCCTGGATATTGTCGGCAGTGACCAACGCTTCCAGGTGCGGCGCATCTATTGCGTGGGACGCAATTATCTTGCCCATATCCGGGAGATGGGAGAGGGCGACGAGCGCGACCCGCCATTCTTCTTCCAGAAACCGGCCGATGCCATTGTCACGGATGGGCGTGTCCCTTATCCCACGTTCACCGACGATTTTCAGTTCGAGTTCGAGCTGGTGATCGCCATCGGCAGCGAAGCGGTGAACGTATCGCCCGACGCGGCGCTGGACCATGTCTTCGGCTACGCCGCGGGCCTGGATATGACACGGCGGGACCGCCAGCGCGAATGCAATAAGCGCGGCCTGCCGTGGGAGCTGGGGAAGTCGTTCGACCATTCGGCGCCGTGCGGCCCCATCCATCCCGCGGCGCAGGTCGGCCATCTCCGTTCGGGGACACTCAGCCTTGCGGTGAACGGGACGGTGCGACAGAACTCCCTGCTCGAAAAGATGATCTGGAACGTCCACGAGATCGTCAGCGAGCTGTCCAGGCAATACCGGCTGCTTCCGGGCGACCTGATCTTCACGGGCACACCGGAAGGCGTCGGCGCGGTGCAGCGCGGTGACAGGCTCAGCGGACGCATCGAAGGACTCGCCCCCTTGCAGGTCGAGATTGTCTGAGTCCCCAGCCAACGGAGCACACCAGGAGCACACCATGAAGCCGCTTGAGCGCATTTCGTATTCAGCCATTTCAGAGCGTCCCGCCTTGGCGTTGCCGGGCGGCAAGCGCCTGGCTGTCTGGGTGATTGTCAATGTCGAGGAGTGGGATATCAACGAGACCATGCCGCGCACGGTGCTGACGCCTCCCGCCGGTGGCTCTCCGATGCCCGATATCCCGAACTGGGCCTGGCACGAGTACGGCAACCGCGTCGGCTTCTGGCGCATGCTGGACGTCATCGACGAACTGGGGATCGGCGCGACGCTGGCCATCAATGGCTCGGCCATCCAGGCGTACGAGCCGATCGCCAGGGCGGCCAAGGCGCGCAACTGGGAGTTCATCGGCCATGGCTTCGGGCAGCGCAATATGCAGAAGGTGCCCGACGAAACGATCGACATCGCGAAGACCACCGAAGCGATCCGTGCCTATACCGGCAAGCGCCCGCGCGGCTGGCTTGGTCCGGGACTCACGGAAACCTGGCACACGCCGGACATCCTGGCAGAGCAAGGCTACGAGTATGTCTGCGACTGGGTGCTCGACGACCAGCCCGTGGAGCTGAAGACGCGCGATGGTGGCCGCATCGTGAACGTGCCCTATACGCAGGAGTGCAATGACGTGGCGATGATGCTGATCCAGCATCACAAGGCCAGCGAGTATCGCGACCGCGCGATCGATCAGTTCGAGCAGCTCTACGCCGACGCGAAGCACTCGGCCCGCGTGATGGCACTGGTCGTGCATCCGTACATCATGGGTGCGCCACACCGCCTGCGCTACTTCCGGGAGGCGCTGGCACACATCCGGGCACGCGAGGACGTCGCCTTCCTGACCGGGGAGCAGATCCTCGATTGGTACAAGGCAGCGCGAATCGACCGATAGCCGCCCGAGTCCGGCCTGAGCCCGGCCTGAGTCCGGGCAATCCAGAACAATCTCGCTTGACGAGAAGGAGACACCAAGTGAATTCCGCGACATCGGCCAATCCGCTGCCCGGTGAGGGGCGCAGCGAAACGCCCGTCACAGCCCTGGAGATCGGCATGTTTCTCGTGCTGCTCGCCTCTTACGCGCTCAATGCGATGGACCGGCAGATCTTTCCGCTGATCGCCGCGGATGTGCGCAGGGAGTTCGGCTTCGGCCTCGCCGACACCGGCCTGCTCTCGACCATCTTCACGCTCGGCATGGCGCTGGCGGGGGTGCCGACGGGATACCTGCTGGCGCGCTGGTCGCGCAAGGCCGTGCTGCAGCTCGGTATCGCGGTCTTTTCGCTGGCCACGCTGCTGACTGCCTATTCGAGCGGCTTCGGCGACATGATCGTGTACCGCGCTGCCACCGGTATCGGCGAGGCGATGCAACTGACCGTGGTGATCGCCATCGCGGCGAGCTATTTCGCGCGCTTCCGCGCGACTGCGGTCGGTGCCATCAACTTCTCCTTCGGTGTCGGCGCCATCGTGGGGCCGCTGCTCGGCGGGCACCTGATCGGCTTCGAGCGCAACTGGCGCTTGCCGCTGATCGTGTTCGGCCTGGCCGGATTTGCCGCGATGGCGTTGATCGCGGTGGCCGTGAGCCAGCGCATGACCGAGAAGGCCGGCACCATCGACACCCGCATCGACACCCGCGGTGCCACGACGATGTGGAACCGGAACACGGTACTGCTGACCGGGATGAGCGTCATCGGCGGACTGTGCATCTATGGCTACCTCGGCATGTATCCCACCTATCTGCGTGAGCATCTGCACTACACGCCCGCCGACACCGGCCGGGTCATGAGCATTTTCGGAGGCGGGGTGTTCGCCTCCATCTTCGGCGGCTGGCTCGGCGACCGCTTTCATCCCAAACTGGTGCTGTCGCTGAGCTTCGCGGGGGCCGGCTTGCTCGGCGTCCTCCTGTTCTCGGGGCCGACGGGCATGCTGGTCCAATCGGTGCTGTCCTTTGCCTGGGGGCTGGTGGTGAGTGGCGTGCTGTACGTGAACCTGGCCGGATACCACATCAAGTCCGTGCGCGCCTCGCTGACGAACCGCGCGACCGGTGTCTTCGTGACCACACTCTACGGCGCCGGCGCATTCGCGGGTTACATCATCGGCGGCATCGCGGCACGCTTTGGCTGGAGCGCGGCCGGCTTCCTGCAGATCACCTTGCTATCGGTGGTCGGGATCGCTCTCGCCATGTCTCTGCGGACCGATCGCATGTCTCTGCGCGTGCGCCAGCCATGACGCCGGCGGATTGGGTATTGCTCGGAGGCGCCGCGACCCTGGCCGGCACGCTGAATGCCGTGGCAGGCGGCGGCAGCTTCCTGACGCTGCCGGCCTTGGCGATGGTCGGCGTGCCGCTGGTATCTGCCAATGCCACGGGGACTGCCGCGCTCCTGCCCGGCTACGTGGCGGGTGCCTGGGCCCTGCGCAAGGAACTGTCCGGGCCGATGTCGCCCTCGCTGCTTCGCATGGGGGTGTTGTCAGTGCTGGGCGGGGCGGCAGGCGCGGCCTTGCTGTTGTCGACATCGAACAGCGCCTTCGGCCGCATCGTGCCTTGGCTGCTGCTGGCCGCGACCCTTCTCTTTGCCTGCGGGCCAAGGCTCCTGCGCCGAGGGCGCCCCGCGGCGGATGCCCGGCGCGACCGGGGCGCGGACATCGGCATCGTTGCGATCGCGATCTATGGCGGCTATTTCAACGGCGGTCTCGGCATCTTGCTGCTGGCGGCTCTCAGCGCGCTCGGGCATACCGACTTGAGCCGGATGAATGGCATCAAGAACTTCGTCTCCGTGATCCTGACGCTGATGGCCGTCGCCATCTATGCGGCGAGCGGTGCCATCGCCTGGACGCACGCCCTATGGATGGCTGCCGGCGCCACCGCCGGCGGGTATTTCGGCGGCGCGATGGCGCGGCGATTGCCGCCGGCCGTGGTGCGCGGCTTCGTGGTCCTGACGGGGCTGGCCATGACCATTGCCTTCTTTATCAAGTCGCATTGACAACACCGACTCTCCTGTCATCCGCGTCGAACCGGGAAACCAATATGAGAACCACCAGAAGAGCATTCACCAAGGCCGCGGGCGCAATGATCGCCCTGGCAAGCACCGGGATACCCTCGCTCGCCGCTCCGGCGCGGGCGGGCACGCCATCGGCGGCGCCTGCGGTCCGTCGCGGCACCTACCTGATCAAGAATGGGATGGTCATCACGGTAGACCGGAACCAGGGCGTCCTGCCACGGGCGGACATCTTGATCCGGAACGGTGTGATCGAACGGATCGGCCGGGGATTGAGCGTGCCAGGTGCGCAGTTGATCGATGCTACCGACATGATCGTGATGCCCGGCTTCGTCAACTCGCACTACCACATGTGGAGCGCGATCGGACGCAGCTTCACCGCGCGCAACGGTGGCTTTTCCTACTACCCCGCCAAGAGCGCCACGTCAGGCCTGTACACGCCCGAGGACTTCTATAACAGCGTACTTCTCGCGTGCGCCGAACTGGTGAACGGCGGGACCACCACCGTGCACAACTGGTCGCACAATACCCGCTCTCCGGCCCACGCAGACGCCGAGCTGCGCGCGCACCAACACTCGCTGCTGCGCGCACGTTACTCATATGGGCACATCGACAAGCTACCGGTCGACGAGGTCAACCGATACCACGATCTTGCGCGCGTCCGGCGCGAATGGTTCGGTGCCGATTCCCCGTTCGACGGACTGGTTCATCTGGGACTGAACCTGCGCGGCCCGCAGCAAAGTACCGATGCGGTCTTCCACGAGGAAATGAAATTCGTCAAGGCGAGCGGACTTCCCGTAGCCATCCATGCACCGCAGGAGTCCCCCAACAACGTCGATGCCGTCGACTACGAGAGGCGGGGCTACCTCGGCCCGGATTTCATGATCGCGCACTACATCCCCGCGACCACCGAAGACCTGGCGGCGATGGCACGTACGAAGACGCCGCTTTCGTTCGCGACACATTCCGAACTCCGGCTCAGCAGCACGGGCGATGCCCGCGCCGCCCTGTTCGCGATGCGCGCCGCCGGGTTGACCATTTCATTGTCCAGCGACGCGACCTCGATCGCCCCGCCGGATATGTTCGAAATGATGCGTTTCACCTGGAATCTCGGGGTGCCATGGGCCGGCACGCCAAGCGAGCGGGCGTCTGCCATCAGCGTGCAAGAGGTGATCGAAATGGCGACGATCAACGGGGCCGTTGCCATGGGGATCGGCGACATTACCGGATCCATTACCGAGGGCAAGCGCGCGGACATCATCCTGGTGCGGGCCAAGGACCTGAACATCTGGCCGATCGGCAATATCGAAACGGCCATTGTGCAGAGCGGCACCACCAGCAATGTCGACACCGTGCTGGTCGACGGGCGACTGATCAAACGGCACGGACGTCTGCTGGCGTACGACGTGAACCGCATCGTGCGCGGTGCCCAGCGGTCTTCCGCCCGGATCCTGGATTCGGCCGGGGAGATATTGAAGTTCTAGGTGGCCCTGCGGGGCAGCGGGGCAGCGGGGCGGATGGAGCCCCCTGTCCGTGGCTTCAGCTGGTCGTTTCGAGACGTGCACCCCGCCCCGGAATTCGGCAAAGAAGCAAAAAGGTTCATCAAGGAGCTCCGGGGAAAGGCTGCGCGCATCACCGTCGCGCGATCCTTCCCCGCCCTGACGGGCGGGGAATGCCGCGCATCCTGATCAAGCCGTGGCGAGCGTCATGTGACGAATGGCCGTCCCCATCGAGCATTCCAGCAACTACAGTAGTATCGAGACGGCTCGGAGGGGACTCGCCGGGAAGCCAGAAGCCTGCGCGCGGCACGACCTTTCCCTGCTGGCAACACGCATGACCGGACGCCGGCGTCCGTCGACCACCTGTCAGGCGTCCAGACGGAGGCAAACGATGGCACGCGTTCGCGTTGACGGCTTCACCCTCTCGCTCGACGGCTACGGGGCCGGTCCGGATCAGGACATCGACCATCCGCTCGGCATTGGCGGGACCGAACTGCACCAGTGGCTGGTCCCGACACGCACATTCCAGCGGATCTTGTTCGGCAAGGACGGCGGTACGACCGGGATCGACGATGATTTCGCCGCCCGTGGCTTCCAGGATGTCGGGGCCTGGATTCTTGGAAGGAATATGTTCGGACCCGTTCGCGGGGACTGGCCGGACACCAGCTGGAAAGGCTGGTGGGGAGATCGTCCACCGTATCACGTGCCGGTCTTCGTCTTGACCCATCATGCTCGTCCTTCCATCGAGATGGAGGGCGGCACGACGTTCCACTTCATCACGGAAGGCATCCGCGCAGCGCTGGACCGCGCACGCGAGGCCGCGGCCGGCATGGATGTGCGGATCGGCGGCGGGCCGGACACGATCCGGCAGTATCTGCGCGAGGGCCTCATTGATGAACTGCACATCGCGATCGCGCCGGTCCTGCTCGGCCGGGGAGAATCGCTGCTCGAAGGGGTCGACTTGCGGGCGCTGGGCTACGGATGCGTTGAGTTCGTGGCGTCGGAAAAGGCCACGCATGCCGTGCTGCGGCGCCAGGGGAACACGGGCGCCTGAACTCTCGCTGCAAGGCGTGGCGACAACCATCGCGATGCATGCGCCCACCCACGCCACCATCTACAGCAATTCCACGCTGGAGGACGAGCTGATCGACGTGGTCGCGACCCACGACGACGTGGCGGTCATCCCTTCCGGATCAGGTGATGGCGTCATCCGTTGGGTCGGCTGCCGGCGCTGGAGGTGAGCACGCGGACCAGGATCTTCAGGCGTTCCAACGGTTCGACGTCCGGCACGGTTCAGAGGGCTAATGGCCGCCTCCATTGGACATCCCACCGAATCCGCCGCGTGCCATACCTCGACCGCCACCGCCACCGCCACCGCCACCGTGGCCGATACCTGCAACATTGCCACGACTCATCGCCGAACCGCCACCGGGGGATGGAGTCCGACCACGGTCGGGGAACGCAACCGGACCACCCACGTGGACCACGGCTGAACTGCTACCAGGGACCATGGCCTGACCATGGCCGGCGAACGTCTCCGGACGGCCCGCATGAACCATGCTCGGACCAGAACCGATTTCCATGGGCCGACTGTTTCGACTGAACATGCCCGGACTGCCGCGACCGGAACCCATGCCGGAACCGCCACCGGGGCGCATTGCCTGACCGCCGCCAGGAACCCTACCCGGCCTGCCACCCGGGTTCATGCCCGGACTGCTGGCGAAGCCCGTGCCACGGTCCGGGAATCCGTGATGAAACCGGTGATGCCGCGCGCGATGGAAGTCCACAATGAACACGGAATCGAGGAAGGTGGCGGCGCCATAGTAATACCCGGGGTAATAGGGGTATCCGCAATGGAGGTAATAATAATCGTATCCGTCATATGGATACCTGCAGTCCGGATATCCATAATAGGTGTAGGCATCCCCTGGGATTGCGGAATCATACCCGGCGATTTCAGTATTTCCGGGAATCCCGGAATCATATCCGAAGGTATAGATGTCGTCGTAGTAGGTCGCAGTTGGAGTTCCGGTGCATCCCGTTATAGAAATCAGCGCCGAAGCAGCCATCGCGACAGTGCGAATCGT harbors:
- a CDS encoding dihydrofolate reductase family protein, with the protein product MARVRVDGFTLSLDGYGAGPDQDIDHPLGIGGTELHQWLVPTRTFQRILFGKDGGTTGIDDDFAARGFQDVGAWILGRNMFGPVRGDWPDTSWKGWWGDRPPYHVPVFVLTHHARPSIEMEGGTTFHFITEGIRAALDRAREAAAGMDVRIGGGPDTIRQYLREGLIDELHIAIAPVLLGRGESLLEGVDLRALGYGCVEFVASEKATHAVLRRQGNTGA